CCACGTGGCCCTGCCGCTGGTGCTGCTAGGCGCCTGGGCGCTGGCGCGGGTGTTGCGCTGGTGGCAGCGCCGCGGCTTCCCGATCGCAGCGCTCGAAGGCGAGCCATCCGGCAATGGCGCAAGCCCGGCCCATGCCGGCTGGCGCACGATCTGGGATGGCGCGCTGCTGCTGTACCTGGCGATCGTCGCGGTGATCTGCGGCCTGCTGTTTCTGATCGTCGCGATCGTCAGCCGGGCCGCCGACGACCAGCAGTACGCCGCGCCGTATATCTTGCCCGGCGCGCTGCTGTTGCTCGGCGCGCTGGCGCTGTTTGGCGGGCTGCTGCGCGGCTGGCGCTGGTCGATCGGCGCGCTGGCGCTGGCGCTGACGCTGTTTGGCGCGCTGTTTAGCGTGCGCAGCGCCTACCAGCTGAGCTATCGCTACGGCGACGACGCGCGCGAGCTGCTGATCTTCGTGCAGACCACGCCCGACGTTACACGGGTGGTGCGCCGGCTGGAAGCTGCCGCGACACGCCGCAACGGCAACCTGAAGGTCTGGTACGACAACGAGACGATCTGGTCGTGGTATATGCGCAACTTCAAAGACGCGCAGCAGCAGCCGCCAGCGCTGCCCACCCCCGGCGACGACGTGATGGCCGTGGTGCTACTGCAAGAGAATATCGACAGCAACCCGCAGAACCTGCAGGCGCTGCAGGGCTTCCGTATTCAGCGCTACCCATTGCGCTGGTGGAACCCCGAGCAAGAGCTGTACCGGCTGCCGCCCGACTGGGCCGGCGCCGAGGTGACGCCGGCATCGCCGCTACTGCTGCGCCTGCTGCGCAACCCGCTCGACGGCCGGGCCTCGGCGCAGTTCTGGCAATATCTGCTCTACCGGCAGCTGCCGGCCGCGCTCGGCTCGACCGACTTCGTGCTGGCGGTGCGGCCCGAGCTGGCCGACGAGATCGGCCTGGGCACCGGAACCGAGCAACGTTAGTCGGCGTTTTGAGCGCTTAACCTGGGGAACGCTATGTCTGCCATCCCGCGCGAAAACCGTGAATATGCGGCGCCTAAGCTGCTCGACCGCGCGCTCGACACCTCGTGGCTGAATCTCGAGCTCGTGGCGTTCGGCCTGCTGGTGCTGCTGAGCATCATCGTACACCTGTGGGCGCTCGGCCACATGGCCATGCACCACGACGAATCGGTGACGAGCTGGACCAGCTGGCGCTACTACACTGGCGCGAGCGGCTTCAACTGCGCGGGCGGGCGAGTGGCGCCCAGCTATTGTTACGACCCGGTGTACCACGGCCCGGCCTACTACGTGCTCTCGCTGTTCTCGTTCTTCCTATTTGGCGACGGCGAAGCCCAGGCGCGGCTGCCCGAGGCGCTGGCCGGCATTCTGCTGACGATCTCGGCCTGGATGCTGCGGCCGTACTTTGGCCGCAGCGGCACGCTGATCGCAGGCGCGCTGCTGACGTTCGCGCCCACGCTGCTATACTTCACGCGCTTCTCACGCCACGACGCGCTGATCTTGCTGTGGGCCTTCTGGATGGTGATCGGCGTGTTCCGCTATATCGACAGCGCGCGTCCCCGCTACCTATACCTGTTCGCCGCCGCCACGGCCCTGGCCATGGCCACGCACGAGCTCTACTACATTCTGTTCTTCCTGTTCGGCTCGTTCCTGCTCATCCGCGTGGCCAGCGAGCGGCTGCCGCGCCGCCAGCTGCTGATCGGCCTGGCGGTGGCGCTGGCGGTGGGGCTGGTGCTGATGATCATGAACCCGCCGATCACCGCGCAACTGCGCGGGGGTGGGATCGGCCTGCTGTTTAGCGTGGTGCTGGGCATGGCCCTGCTGATGCTGCGCGTCTGGCCGGACGAGCCGCGTTTCAGCGATCGGATCGCCGCACTGTGGAATGCAGAGCGCTATGTGCTGTGGACTGCGCTGGGCATTCTGGTGGCGCTGTTCGTGCTGCTGTTCAGCAACTTCTTCACCGATGTGCGCGGCGTGCTCGATGGCCTGTACCAGGGCCTGGCCTACTGGCTTGGCTCGCAGCACGAGTATGCGCGCGGCAAGCAGCCCTGGTACTACTACCTCATGCTCCTGCCGGTGTACGAGCCGGTCGCGCTGCTCGGCTCGCTCGGCGCGGCGTCGCTGCTGTTTGCCTGGGGCCGTGAGCGCCTGGCCGCGCTGCTGTGGATGATCGTCGGCGCGCTGGTGATCTATGGCGCCGGCCTGTTTGGCGGGCTGGGCATGCTGATCAGCCTCGCGCTGATCGGCCTGGTGGTGTATCTGTTCGTCAGCGGCTGGTGGCGCGGCCCAATCGCCGCACCGGCCCGCGCCACTGTGGCCGGCCCGAGCGACGCGGACGCGCTGGATGACGAGCCGGCTGGTGCGGACGACGCAGATGAAGCGGCCGAGCCGGCTGTGCCACCCCAGCCCGCGCCGCTGTTCCCGCTGTTCCTGGCGTTCTGGTTTGTTGGCGCGCTGGTGGCGTTCTCGTGGGCCGGCGAGAAGATGCCCTGGCTGGTGACGCACATCGCACTGCCCGGCAACCTGCTGGCGGCATGGGCGATCGGCCGCATGATCGACGCGCTCGACTGGCGCGCCCTGCCGGGCCGGCTGGCCGGGCTGATCCCGGCCGCGCTGGTGCTGGCGCTGGTGGCCGTCAGCGTCGCGCTGTGGCGGATCGGATCGGCCGGCGAGGGCCAGGCCGGCCAGGCGGCCATGCTCCAAGCGATCGTGCCGCTGCTGATCGCCGGGCTGCTGATCTTCGGCCTGCTATCGATCGGCCAGCAGGTCGGCGGCCGCGCGACCCGGATCATCTGCGCGCTGACGCTGTTCGGCCTGCTGGCGGCCTATAGTGTGCGCGCAAGCTGGATGGTGGTGTACGACCACCCCGACACGCCGGTTGAGCTGCTGGTCTATGTGCAGAGCCCGCCCGACGTGCCGCTGATCGTCGGCGAGCTGCGCACGCTGGCGATCAACCTGACCCGCAACCGCCGCACGCCCGAGGACCCGACCGGCGGCCATACCATGCCGGTGATCATGGATGCGGGCGACGAGAATAGCGAGGGCAGCCTGGCCTGGCCCTACCAGTGGTACCTGCGCGATTTCCAGCGCATCGAGAGCCGCAAGGCCGATGTGTTCCAGAATGCTACCGCCGACTCGTTTCTGGTGCCGGTCGATCGCAACCAGCCCGACGGCGAGAAGGAGTTTGCGCCGGTTGTGATGGTGTACGTGCCGCATATCACCGACGCGACTCGCACGGCGCTCGAAGAGAATTATGTGAAGCGCTACGACTCGAAGCTGAACTGGTATTTCCCCGAGGGCGATCTGAGTGGCTGCGACCCACGCCAGGCCGGCTACAAGCGCTTCTACTACAACAGCAGCACCATCGCCCAGGCCAAAGCCGACACGCAGTGCCAGAACCTCGACGTGGCTACGCTGCCGTACGAGCCGTTCTACGCGCCGCTGCTGTGGCCGTTCCGCCCCGAGAACTTCAATACGGTTAAGGATTATCTGCTGTACCGCCAGCTGCCCGACCCGCTGCAGGTGTATGGGCGCGAGATGCAGGTGTGGGTGCGTAAGGATCTGGTGGCGAGCAGCGCGGAGGTGGGTGCCACCAGTAACGCCGGCGCAGTCAAGCTGGTGGCCGAGCAGGTGATCGGCAGCCCCGGCAGCGGCGATGGCCAGCTATCCGACCCGCGCGGTATCGCCGTTGATGCGCAGGGCAACCTGTACGTAGCCGACACCGGCAACCAGCGCATCGAGGTGTTCGACGCGCAGGGTGTGCCCAAGTTTGCAGTCGGCTCGCTCGGCAGCGGCGCGGGCCAGTTCAACGAGCCGCGCGGCCTGGCCGTCGATGCCCAGGGCAATATCTACGTGGCCGATACCTGGAACGCGCGCGTGGTCAAGCTCGACTCGACCGGCAAGTTTTTGAAGAGCTGGGGCACCGGCAACGATATCGGCAACGGCCGCAGCGCCATGATGACCGATGGCAGCGAGGCCGGCAATAACGCCGCACCGCTCGGCTTCTACGGCCCGCGCGGCGTGGCCGTCGATGCGCAGGGTACTATCTATGTGGCCGATACCGGCAACAAGCGGGTGGTGGCGACCGACAGCGAGGGTACCTACCTGTACCAGTGGGGCCATGCCGGCAACGAGCCGGGCGCGTTCAACGAGCCGATCGGTATCGCCGTCGATGCCCAGGGCGATGTGTACGTGGCCGATACCTGGAATGGGCGCGTGCAGGTGTTTGGTCGCGATAGCAGCGGCAAGGTTGTTGCCACACCCAAGGCGACATGGCGGGTGCCTGGCTGGCAACCCAACACCTACGACGACCCATACATCGCCGCGAGCAGCGACGGCCAGGTGTTCGTCAGCATTCCGAACCGCGACCAGGTGCTGTACGCCACTGTCACCGGCGAGCAGCTGTTGCGCTGGGGCGGCAAGGGCAACGACTTCGCCTCGCTGACGCTGCCTAGCGGCGTGGCGGTTGGTAGCGACGGCATGGTGTATGTGGTTGATCGCGGAAATAATCGGGTGATGCACTTCAAGCTGCCCGCCTCGGGGCGATAGCCTACCTGGTTGCCGGTTGGCGGGTTGCAGGTTGCGGGTTGCAGGTTGCGGGTTGCAGGTTGCAGGTTGCAGGTTGCAGGTTGCAGGTTGCAGGTTGCAGGTTGCAGGTTGCAGGTTGCAGGTTGCAGGTTGCAGGTTGCAGGTTGCAGGTTGCAGGTTGCAGGTTGCAGGTTGCAGATTGCAGGTTGCAGGTTGCAGGTTGCAGGTTGCAGGTTGCAGGTTGCCGGTTGCCTCGGATTCCTAACCTTCTAACCTTCTAACCTTCTAACCTTCTAACCTTCTAACCTTCTAACCTTCTAACCCGTTGGCAGGCAGCAGCACGACACGGCACGTCGGGCTATTGCGTAAACACTCACCTGTGCTGCACACTGCAATAGCGCATGGCCCAGCCCGTGCCGGCGCCGCCCCACCGGCGCAAACCATACGCCCACCGGCACAGCGCCCCACGAAAATTGCCCCACGTGCGCCTAAGAAATGGTATACTCATGCTGCAGTGCGGCATAAGCGACATAATCCTCGGTCGCCGATGATCAGGAGTGGTGACGAACGTATGGCCGATGATCTGCGCATCCGGACACTGGGGCCGCTGACGCTCGAGCGCGGCGCGCAGGTGCTGCCCGAGCGGATCTGGCGCTCGCGCCAGGAGCGCCGCCTGCTCGGCATTCTGCTATCGGCACGCGGCCGCAAGGTCTCGACCGACCGGCTGATCGGCTGGCTGTGGCCCGACGCCGACCATGGCGCGGCTGCGACGACTCTGCGCAGCACGGTGAGCGCGCTGCGCCACATGCTCGAGCCAGCCAGCGGGCGCGCTTCGTCGCGCTATATCCTCACCCGGCCCGGCGGCTACGCCTGGAATTCTGCCGGCGGCGCCTGGATCGATGCCGAGGCGCTGCTGGCGCTGCTCGACGCGCGCGACCCCCGCGGCGACGACCAGGCGGTCCAGGCGATCGAGCAGGCGCTGGCACTGTACCAGGGCGAATTCCTGGCCGACGAGCCCGACGCAGCCTGGGCCGGGCCGCTGCGCGAGCTGTTGCACGAGCGCGTGCTTACCGCACTGCACGATCTGGCCGAGCTGCGGCTGGCACGCGGCGAGTACGACGCGGCGATCGTGCTGGCGCGCCGCGGCCTCGAGCACGACCATCTGCGCGAGCCGCTCTACCGCACGCTGATGCTGGCCCAATCGCGCGCGGGCGATCTCTCGGGCGCACTGCAGACCTACGAGCGCTGCCGGCGCGCGCTCGACGATGAGCTAGGTGCCGCGCCTTCGGCCCAGACGCGCGCCCTCCACGCTGCGCTGCTGCGCGACGAGGCCGACTCGGAGGCGCGCGCACCGAAGCCCGGCCCGGTGGCCGCCCGGCCACCCATCCTGCCGGCGGCCGTGTCGCCATTTGTGGGCCGGGCCGACGAGCTGGCGACACTGCGCGGCTGGATCGCTGCGCTCGATCAGCGCGGCGGCGGGGTGCTGGCGGTAGTCGGCGAAGCCGGCATCGGCAAGACGCGCCTGATCGACGAGGCGCTGCACTCCTCGCGCGCCGATACGCTGACGATCGCATTGCGCTGCACCACGCTCGAGCGCGGCCTGCCATTTGCCCCGCTCAGCGAGGCGCTGCGCTCGCTCTTGCGCGCCGCCCCGGCCGACCTGCTGCGCCGCCTGCCGCCGGTGGCACTGGCGCAAGTGGCCGACCTGCTGCCGGTGCTGCGCGAGCGCCTGCCCGATCTGCCGACGCTGGCAAGCGTGCGGCCGGGCGAAGGCCGCAACTACCTGCTCGATGGGCTGGTGGATGTGGCGCTGGCGCTGGCCCGCGAGCGGCCGCTGATCGTCTGGTGCGACGATGCGCAGTGGGCCGATGAGGCGACGCTGGCAGTGCTGGGCCGGCTGGCCCGCCGCGCGCCGCGCCGGGCACTGCTGGTGATTCTGGCCTACCGATCCGAAGAGCTGGTCGAGAACACGGCGCTGCACCAGCTGCTGCGCACACTTGGCCGCGAGATGTCGCTCCACCCGCTGGTGCTAGGCCGCCTGGCCGAGCGCGATGTCGCCGAGCTGCTGGCCGGCCTGGCCCACACCGCCCCCGAGCGCGTGGCGCATCTCAGCCCGCGCCTGAGCGCCGCCAGCGGCGGCAACCCGTTGTTCCTCGCGGTGGCGCTGCAGTCGCTGGTCGAATCGCACGGTGCGCAGTCGCTGGCGGCGCTGTTGCCCGCGCTAGGCGCCGGCGCGCCGCTGCCTGACCTCGCCAGCGCGCCGCCGCTGCGCGATCTGGTGCTGGCGCGGATCGATCGCCTGCCCGGCCCCGCGCGCGAGCTGCTTGAGCAACTCGCGGTGATCGGCCGGCCGGCCTCGCTCGACCTGATCGAGCAGATCGCTGGCGCGCCGGCGCTCGCGGCCGCGCAGATCTTGCTCGAGCGCCAGTTTGTAGTCGAGACCGCCGACGGGCGCCTGGAGTTCGGCCACGATCTCGTGCGCTCGATCGTCAGCGCCACGCTGTCGTCGCCCCAGCGCCGGCTGGTGCATCGCCGTGCCGCCCTGGCGATTGCGGCCCTGCATGGCAGCGCGCCGGGCGGCGCGGCCGAGCTGGCATTTCATTTCGAGCAGGCCGGGCGCGGGGCCGAGGCCGAGGTGCTGCGCTACGCAATCGCGGCCGGCGAGCACGCGCGCCGCTCGTTTGGCTACCGGGCCGCGCTGGCGCACTACGACACTGCGCTGCTCGCGGCCGACCGGCTGGGGTCGCGGGCCGAGGCCGATGCGGTGCGCCGCGCCTTCGCCGGCCGGCTGCTGATGCTCGAGGCGCTGCTCGATTGGGATGGCGTGCTCGCAACCAGCGCACAGTACGAGCGCTGGGCCGGCCAGCACCCCGGCGTGCCGCCGCTGCTCGCCCCCCGGCGCCTCTCGGTGTTGCGCGCGCTGATGGGCGACCTGGCCGGCGCGGCGGCGCTCAGCAGCCAGCACGTGCGCCGCCAGGCCGATACGCCGGCCGCGCTCGCCGATCTCCAGCAGCGCACCGCGATTATTTTGCAGCCGGTTGTGGCAGAGGATGCTGGGAAACAGAAGCCGTCGGCGGCTGGGGCGTTCATACCGTTTCGATTGGCCGCACCCCCGCCTGGTACGCCTGCCGCAGATCTGCCCGAGCTGCTAGGCGCCGAAGAGGCGGCGCTGGCGCTGTTCCAGGTGGGCTGGGCCACGCTGATGCAGGGGCTGCTGCCGGCGGCCGAGCCATGCCTGCTGCAGGCCTACGAGCTGGCGCGCGACACCAGCCAGGCCGCGGTCGCCGTGATCAGCGCGCTGCAGCTGGCGCACCTCAATGCGCTGCGCGGCGACCATACCGCCACCGAGCATTGGATGTCGGACAGCCTCGACACCGCCCAGCGCGCGCCCGAGGCAGCCTGGGCCTCGATCTGGCCGCAGATCCACCAGGCCTTCCTGCTGCTGCTCGATGATCAGTTCGCGGCCGCGCATGCGCGCTTCGAGCATATGGACGCACAGCTGCGCGACCTGCCAACCTTCCAGTCGCACCGCGCTAGTGTCGAGGTTGGGCTGGGGCTGCTCGACATGGCGGCGGGCAACCTGGTGCGTGCGCAGGCGCGGCTGCAGGCCGCGCTTACCACGCCGCAGCTGCTCTACGGCTTTGTGTATGCCGCTGCGCAGCACGGCCTGGCGCGTATCACGGCGCTGCGCGGCGATCTGCCCGAGGCCCGCGCGCGCCTGGCGCACGCGCTGGGCTATAGCGCGCGCCGGCAGCTGCTGCCCGAGTATGTGCGCACGGCGATCGAGATCGCGCGGATCGAGCGCGACTTCGGCGACCCCACCCCGGCGCTGCCGCTGCTGCGCTATGCCGCCGGCCTGGCCGCCACGGCCGGCTTCACCCCGCTGGCGGCGGCGGCTCAGGCGCTGCTGGCGCGCCTGGGCGGCTAGAGTTTGCCGCCTGCCAGCTACAAACTGCCATCGCCCCGCAGCCACCAGATCCGCTCACCATACTGCGCGCCGGCTGGCGCCACGCTGGCGGCGTAGTCGCTGATCTGCCGCTCCATGCCCGCAGGCCCGCCAAACAGCTCGCGCAGCTGGCTGGCGTAGGCATGGATGGCGTGCAGCTTCTGCGGCAGCGTCGCGTCGATCGGCCGGGCCAGCGACTCGAGCGGCTGGCCGGCCAGCTGGGCCATGCGCGTGCCGAACGTGCCGGCCCACGCCACATATGGCAGATCTTCGTAGAAGCGCACGCGCCCCGCCAGAGCCTCCCGGCTGGCCGCGTGGGTGATCAGGTGGTCGACATGCAGGCCAATGCCCATGGGGGCGTAGAATGTCGCGCCGGGCATCCCTGCGGCCAGCTCACGCAGCAGCCCGGCCAGGTCGGCGAACAGTGGATCGTTGGCGGCGGGCTGGTTGAACAGCGACTCGCGGGTGTTATAGGCCTGTGGAAAGCGGTAGATCGCGTCGAGCCGGCCGGCCAGGTAGTAGTCGAGGTGCAGCCGCTCCATCGCCAGGTGCTCTTCGGCCAGGCGCGCGGCCACCGCATCGGCCGGCGATAGGCCCCACTGGCCGTGGAATTCGTCGGCCAGCGCGCTAAATGGGCCGGCCGGGTTAGGCGCGGCGCTACACAGTGTGATCGACAGCACCCGCTCGCCGGCCGCAAGCTGGGCCGCGATCGAGCCGCCGCACGAGAGCGCGGTGTCGTCGAGGTGTGGCGAGAGGTAGACGTGATCGTAGGTATTGCTCAGGTGGGCGAGATCATCTATTTGCACGGGTATACTCCTCGTTCGTCAGTTGGCCCTGCAGCACTGAGAGGCTGCCCGAAAAGCCCGGCGATCATGTTTACCTTCTTTTGGCAGTGTGTAGCTCCCTTTTCAGGCTGCCTCTCAGTAACAGGAGTTACGTGGTCGCCCGCGTCTCGGGCAATGCCTGCCTGCGGCAGCGCGGTACGGCAGCGTGTGGGTGTTCGGTTGTGCGCGCTACGCGCGCACAACCGAACACGCGAGAGCAGACACGAACCATGCTGCCGCCGGCAAACACACCGACTGCGTACATCCCGTCAGTCAAAGACCAGGCTGCTGTTCTTGGGAGGGCGTGCGCGCCTCCAGGACTTCCAGCTATTTCCGAGAGCATAGCAGAAATGACTAGCGCGTCAGCGTCACCTTCTTCAGCCCGCGTGGCCGGTCGGGGTCGCCGCCACGTGCGGCCGCCAGGTGTAGCGCCAGCGCCTGCCCCGGCACGATCGCGGCGATCGGGCTGAGCCATTCGGGCAGGTTGCCGCCGATCGGCATCAGCGCATCGGCGTAGCGCGCGGCCTCGTCGGCGTCGGAGATGATCAGCAGCTCGGCGCCGCTGGCCTTCAGGTTGCCAGCTAGATCGGCCATGTCGGCGAATGTTGCGCCGCGCGGCATCACCAGCAGCATCGGCAGGCCCTCGCCAACCGTGGCGATCGGGCCGTGGCGGAAGTCGGCCGACGAGTAGGCCGCAGTCATCACATAGGTCAGCTCTTTGAGCTTGAGCGACAGCTCAAGCGCCGTGGCAAAGTTGAAGCCGCGCCCGATCAGGCTGTACTGTTCGACCATACGGTGGCGCTGGGCCAGCGCCGCAATCGCGGGCGTGCCGGCCAGCGTGGCGGCCAGCGCCGCCGGCAGCAGCTGTAGCGCGGCCTGGTGCTCGGGCCGCCGGCTCCAGGCCGCCGCCAGCATTGCCAGCACCGTCAGCTGGGCCGTGTAGGTCTTGGTGGCGGCCACGCTGCGCTCGGGGCCGGCGTGCAGCTCGATCACATGATCGGCCACGCGCGCCAGTGGCGAGGCGCCGTCGTTGGTGATCGCCAGCGTCGGCCGGCCCTGGCGCTTGCCCTCTTCGAGCACCGCCACGATGTCGGGCGACTGGCCCGACTGCGAGATCCCGACGATCAGGGTGTGCGCCAGGCGCGGCGGGGTGTGGTAGAGCGTGTAGAGCGCCGGGGTGGCCAGCCCGACCGGGTAGCCGGCCAGCGAGGCCCAGGCATACTTGGCGTAGATCGCCGCGTGATCCGAGGTGCCGCGTGCGGCGATCAGCACGTGCTCGAACGGCGGCAGATCGGCGACGATCCGCCCCACTCGCGTGTGCTCGCGCTCGAGCAGCCGCGCGATTACTTCGGGCTGGCTGTGGATCTCTTGTTCAAGAAATGTGCTCATGGTGTTACCTTTGTGTGCTGAGGCGCGGCCAGCGCCTGGATCGATCAGTCTGACGTGGTAGGCCGCTACGATGGCTGGTGGCCCAGGCCATGCCCGATCGGGTAGAGCCCTGGGATCGACACTGGCAGGCGCCCGGCCGGTTCGATCCGGCCAGTCAGCACCTGCGCCAGCGCGTCGAGCGCCGGCGGCAGAATGCTATAGCTGCACAGGTAGGTTGGTGCGGCCGGGTAGGCCGCCAGATCGTAGGGTGTGCGCAGCGCCACCGCGATGGTTGGGGCCGGGCCATCCAGCAGGGCGCGCACCAGCCCGGCCTGGCCCGCGCCGGCTACCGCATTGATCGTGCCGACGATCACCAGGTCGTAGCCGGCAGCCCAATCGCGCGCCGCCGCGATCTGCGCTTCGTCGGGCGCGAACGGCAGCACCAGCTCGCCGACCGCCGGGTGGTAGCGGCGCAGCGCGGCCGCCAGCTCGCAGCGTATGTGCGACGAGGTGTCGGCCGGGGTCAGGTCGGCCGGCTGCGGCACGATCACCGCCACGCGCTGGGCCGGCGCGAGCGGTAGCAGGCCGGCGTGGTCGCGCACCAGCGTGATCGCGCGCGCGGCGATCTGGTGTGCCAGCGCCTGGTGCTCGGCGCAACCCACCACCGCCAAGTCGGGCTGCGGCTGAGCCGCCAGCCAGTGCTTGAGCGCCAGCACGCGCCCGGCCGAGGCCAGCACATCGCCGGGCGGCAGCAGCGCGCGCCGCGTGGCGTGCAGCAGCCCGGCATAGATCTGTTCGTGCGGCGAGGCCGGGCCAAGCAGCAGCAGGTCGATCCCGGCAGCCGTGGCGGCCAGCGCGTCGATCAGCAGCCCATCGCCCTGCGCGATTGCGTGCATGTCGAGCGCGTCGCTGACGATCACGCCGGCGAAGCCCAGCTCGCCACGCAGCAGGCCCCGCAGTATGGCCGGCGCGAGCGTGGCCGGTAGCGCCAGCCCGTCGGTGAGCGCAGGCGCGGCTACGTGCGCGCTCATCACCAGCCGGGCGCCGGCCGCAATCGCCGCCTGAAACGGCGGCAGCTCGACCGCGCGTAGCCGCTCGGCGTCGTGCGGCAGCAGCACCGCGCCGGCATGCGTGTCGCTGGCGGTGTCGCCATGGCCGGGGAAGTGCTTGATCGTGGCGGCCACACCGGCGGCTTGCAGGCCCCGCACCATCGCGGCCGCCAGCTCGGCCACGCGCGCGGGGGCCTCGCCAAACGAGCGAGCGCCGATCACCGGGTTGAGCGGGTTACTGTTCACATCGCAGCAGGGCGCGTAGTTCACATTCACGCCTACCGCCGCCAGCTCGCGCCCGAGCACCTGCCCGCAGCGCTCGGCCAGCTCGGCCGAGTCGGTGGCGCCAAGTGCCAGGTTGCCGGGGAAGCGGGTCATGCCGCCGTCGATCGCCATAAGCTGGCCGCCCTCCTGGTCGGCGCAGATCAGCAGCGGTGGCCGGCCCGCCGCCGCTGCGGCGCGCTGGAGCGCGGCGGTCAGCGCGCGCACCTGGGCCACATCGGCAACGTTGCGTGCCCGAAACAGCGTCACGCCGCCGATGGCATGCCGGGCGATCGTGGCCAGCAGCTCAGGCGGCGGGCTAGTGCCATCGAAGCCTAGCAGCAGCTTCTGGCCAACTGCATCGGCCAGGGTGTTGTCGGTCGATTCGTGCATGGCTGCCTTACCTTTAATCAAGCTGTTCGCACACGCTGCCTGCCAGCAGCTGCTGGTAGATCGCCGTGTCGATCTGGCCGCCCCCAACCGAGAGTGCGTTAGCCGCACCGGCCGCCACGGCCTGGCACAGCGCGGCCGGCGCGGCCTGGCCGCGCACGAGCGCTACCACCAGCGCCGCCAGAAACGCATCGCCACTGCCAACCGAGCTGACCACGCGGATGGCCGGCGGTTGGGCGTGCCAGCTGCCCTGCTCGTTGGCCAGCACTGCGCCTGCGCCACCCAGGGTCAGCACCACCGCCGCGCCGGTGCGGCGCTGCAGCTCGCGTGCGGCCGCCAGCGCCGTGTCGGGCCGGCCAAGCGGCGCGCCCACCAGCGCGGCGGCCTCGTCGGCGTTGACCTTGATGCTGGCACCGCCCGCCTCGATCGCGGCCGCCAGCGCCGCGCCGCTGGTATCGATCCAGATCGGCCGGCCGGCCGCGCGAAGCGTGCGCACCAGCGCACCGTAATCGCCTGGGGCCGAGCCGGGCGGCAGGCTACCGCTCAGGCAGACCGCCGCCGCGTCGCTGGCGGCGCGCGCCACCTGGGCAGTCAGGCGTAGCCAATCGGCTGGCGCGACATGCGGGCCAACCTCGTTGATCACAGTTGCGTCGTGGCCGGCCTGATCGACCAGGATGGTGCATGTGCGCGTCTCGCCATCGATCCAGGTCCACGCGCCGGGCAGCTGCTCGTGTTCGGCCAGCCGCGCCACCAGCCGCCCGCTATCGCCGCCCAGGAAGCCGGCGCAGATCACAGGCTGGCCGAGCGTGCGCGCCACGCGGGCCACGTTCAGGCCCTTGCCGCCGGCTGCGATATGCGCGTGCTTGGCGCGTAGCACCGCGCCGAGCACGATCTGCGGCAGCTCGAGCGTGCGGTCGATCGCCGGGTTGGGGGTGACACACAGGATCATAGCGCCTCGCGTGCCTCGGCCAGCGTGGGCTGGGCCGTAGTGCCGCCGGCCGCACGAGTCGAGAGCGAGCCGCAGGCACAGGCCAGCCGCAGGGTTTCCTCAAGCCCCCAGCCCTGCACGAAGCCATACACGAACCCGGCGTCGAACGAGTCGCCTGCGCCGGTGGTGTCGGCCACCGGCACTGGCAGTGCCGGCGCGCGCACGATGGTATGGCCCTGGCGCGCCACACCGCCGCGCGCACCCAGCTTCACGCCGATCAGCGGCACGCGCCCGGCCAGCCGCCCAAGCGCAACCTCGACATCGGCGCTG
The sequence above is drawn from the Candidatus Kouleothrix ribensis genome and encodes:
- a CDS encoding PIG-L family deacetylase, which codes for MQIDDLAHLSNTYDHVYLSPHLDDTALSCGGSIAAQLAAGERVLSITLCSAAPNPAGPFSALADEFHGQWGLSPADAVAARLAEEHLAMERLHLDYYLAGRLDAIYRFPQAYNTRESLFNQPAANDPLFADLAGLLRELAAGMPGATFYAPMGIGLHVDHLITHAASREALAGRVRFYEDLPYVAWAGTFGTRMAQLAGQPLESLARPIDATLPQKLHAIHAYASQLRELFGGPAGMERQISDYAASVAPAGAQYGERIWWLRGDGSL
- a CDS encoding SIS domain-containing protein; this encodes MSTFLEQEIHSQPEVIARLLEREHTRVGRIVADLPPFEHVLIAARGTSDHAAIYAKYAWASLAGYPVGLATPALYTLYHTPPRLAHTLIVGISQSGQSPDIVAVLEEGKRQGRPTLAITNDGASPLARVADHVIELHAGPERSVAATKTYTAQLTVLAMLAAAWSRRPEHQAALQLLPAALAATLAGTPAIAALAQRHRMVEQYSLIGRGFNFATALELSLKLKELTYVMTAAYSSADFRHGPIATVGEGLPMLLVMPRGATFADMADLAGNLKASGAELLIISDADEAARYADALMPIGGNLPEWLSPIAAIVPGQALALHLAAARGGDPDRPRGLKKVTLTR
- a CDS encoding glycoside hydrolase family 3 C-terminal domain-containing protein, which produces MHESTDNTLADAVGQKLLLGFDGTSPPPELLATIARHAIGGVTLFRARNVADVAQVRALTAALQRAAAAAGRPPLLICADQEGGQLMAIDGGMTRFPGNLALGATDSAELAERCGQVLGRELAAVGVNVNYAPCCDVNSNPLNPVIGARSFGEAPARVAELAAAMVRGLQAAGVAATIKHFPGHGDTASDTHAGAVLLPHDAERLRAVELPPFQAAIAAGARLVMSAHVAAPALTDGLALPATLAPAILRGLLRGELGFAGVIVSDALDMHAIAQGDGLLIDALAATAAGIDLLLLGPASPHEQIYAGLLHATRRALLPPGDVLASAGRVLALKHWLAAQPQPDLAVVGCAEHQALAHQIAARAITLVRDHAGLLPLAPAQRVAVIVPQPADLTPADTSSHIRCELAAALRRYHPAVGELVLPFAPDEAQIAAARDWAAGYDLVIVGTINAVAGAGQAGLVRALLDGPAPTIAVALRTPYDLAAYPAAPTYLCSYSILPPALDALAQVLTGRIEPAGRLPVSIPGLYPIGHGLGHQPS
- a CDS encoding hexose kinase, giving the protein MILCVTPNPAIDRTLELPQIVLGAVLRAKHAHIAAGGKGLNVARVARTLGQPVICAGFLGGDSGRLVARLAEHEQLPGAWTWIDGETRTCTILVDQAGHDATVINEVGPHVAPADWLRLTAQVARAASDAAAVCLSGSLPPGSAPGDYGALVRTLRAAGRPIWIDTSGAALAAAIEAGGASIKVNADEAAALVGAPLGRPDTALAAARELQRRTGAAVVLTLGGAGAVLANEQGSWHAQPPAIRVVSSVGSGDAFLAALVVALVRGQAAPAALCQAVAAGAANALSVGGGQIDTAIYQQLLAGSVCEQLD